The sequence AAAGTATCCAAGAGAAAAAGCCAGAGAATTATCAAGAAAGTCAGTGAGTGGTTATCCAAAATTAATGTTGATGAGGTAACGGCTATTGGTGTTGAATTTAATCCACATGACCAGAATACTGAGTCAGATTCCTTAGCAGAAAGAGAGAGCCATGCCTGTTGTGAGGAAGCTTCTAGTTCAGATGATACTGAAAAAGTTGAATATGATCTACTCACATCTTTAAAAGATGTGGCAAAAGTAACTGTAACTGATGTTAAAAACAAAATCTTTGGGAAAACCTATAAGAGAGGCAAGAGAAAAAGTGCTCCAGTAAGCTGGAGTTTTAATTCTGAAAGTAAAAGTGATGACTTGACTTCTCACAGAGAAGATGTCTTTGTTATCAGTTGCAATAAAactcaaaaaggaaaaaaaagcaaTGGACTAGATCCTGAAGACTTTATAAAGAGGACTGTTTATGATAACGATAACCATGACAGTGGTATTCAGAATGGAAATAACCAAACAGGCCACAAGGAGCATGTTCCCATATCGAAGAGCATTGAAACTGAGCCAAATAAAGAAATAATAGATGAATCATCTGATATTAAACAAAATGACAAATTAGTTGTTGCCTCTCTGACTAAGGCAGTGATTTGTAGTGACATGGTGGAAGATTCAAAGCAAAATGTGCAGCAACCTGATTTGGAGTTATGCAAGACTGATGCTGAAAGCAAGAAAAAAATGAACAAAAGTTTGAGGAAAAAAGGGAGAAAATCATCAATAAAACAGACCAAAAAAAGAACTAAACCTTTGCAGCTGGTCAGTCAGCTTGTAAGAGCTGATGGAAGTCCTAGAAACAGCCCAACTGACATGAATGAGAACAAGATTGATAGTTTTCCTAGTAGTGAAGAGCCAGTGAAAGCTGAACTAGAAATGAGGACCACCAGAAGAAGCACCAGACTGAAGCTGCTGGATGAAGAGTTGATCCTGCAAGACAAAAACATAGGGAAGAAGTCTAAATTGACCACATTGCATTCACACCTCATGCCTGTTGCAGGAATTGCACCTTCAGCAGAGCCCAGTGAAGAAAATACTGATGCAGGAATGGTATGTGTAGAAACTGAGAGTCTGCCATTACCGGATGTTATAGTTCAAGACTGTAATGAACAGTTACCTAATACTAACTATTCAAAACAAGATTATGTAGCTTCTCATGGATCAGTTGGGCACTGTACAGTAGAGGAGCTTGAAGACAGTGCTGCAGTAAGATTATCAGAGAATGTGCATAAACAATTAAGGGGCTGTGGAAAAACAGAAACTGATGATGCTACAGTGCCAGTTGAATATTCATTGTGTTCTGATCATCGTTCTTGCAAAGTAGCATCTGGCACACAACCAGAGGGTTCAGGTTCACAGACCAGCTTGTTACTACTTGcacctcctcctattcctgtgaaAAAACTTAGTGACCCACAAGAACATTTCAATGGTATAGGAAAAGGTGAAGTGCACCCAAATGGTACAGCATGTTTGTCTGAGAATCATTCCAGACTAGGAACTGTAAACAGTGAAGATAACAACAGTGAGGAAGTATCTGTAAAGCAACAGACCAGATTGAAGGAGGCAACTGAAGACAGTGAAGTGGACACTGAGCTGCTTCTAAAGTCATTCAGATCATCAAAACGAAGATCATTCATACTTATTCCAGCCACAGACCATCCGTCTGTGGAAGATGAATGTGCAACAACTCCAGTTTCCAAATGTGTTAATGCTGTATCTGCTTGTAAATCAAAGGAGATCAATGGAGGAGATGCAGTAAATAAAGATTATGATGGAAACTTTGCTACACATCAGAAAACGGAGAAAGTGAATTTGGATAAAAGTGGTTCGCCAGTCGAAGAAGCTAAGGTTGCCAATGATGTCAAAAGTAAGCACTGCACTTCTGAGTTAGGTAATGTACTGCTATTGAACAGGGCAGATCCCGATTCTGTTGAAATTGTGCCTCCAACCCTTGGGTTTCCACGGCATATCCAGGAGGCGGTGCCTCTATTAAGTAGCAGGAGAAAGGGAAAAAGGAACACCAGGTTGCTCAGAGGAAAAGGATCAAATAGTAGTCACTCACTGGTTACTATAGAGAAAGAAATATTTGATTCTGATAAATCAAGCCATGCCACAGCTTGTGAGCAGTTAAGTAGCAACACAAACAACAACTCTTGGCTTAAAAATGCCGCAAGTGCAGTAGAAGACAGAACCTTAGAAGTAGCGGTTCGCCAAGATGTTTTAGGACTTGAATCCAGTGCATATCCAGAGTCTGAATTGATGTTTTCAACTAGAGATCAACTTGGACAGGAAGTGAATGAAAAAGATACCTATCAAGAGAAGAAATCAGATAAATTGCTGAAAGGGAGAGTGTTTTATAAAAATAGTGAGTTACCTCAAAATGTTCCGATGGCTTTGGAAAGCACTACAGAAAGTGAATTGGTTAAATTAACTGATGTTGCACGATACCACTCTCAGCCTATATTTACTAATGCACAAGAAAGCATTACGACAGGAAATAAAACTGGTGAAAACAAATGTCCACAGAATTCACAGATGTCTTCGATAACTCCTGATGGGCTGCTAGACTATGCTGATGACAACATAAATAAAAGCAATACAAAAAgtgtggatgagctggatgaaatgCAAAGTAAATGCGAGATGAGAGAGGATAAAGAACGACTGAAACGATATGAAACAGCAACGGAGGAACTGAAGAGCAGGAGCTTACAGAACTCTTTGACACGAGATCTGGTTCAAGGCCGGAGGAAGCGACCAGTAAAACTGTCCACTTCAGAATCTGAAACAAGTGATGAAGAGCTACCTTGTTTTCAGATTTTTGGATTCAACAGATTGGGGTCAAATGCTCCATCTGTGTCACAAAGTCCCTTAAGTACAACACATCCATCTTTAAAAAGCTCACTGGTACAAACTAATTTTCCAAACAGCAGCACAGAAGTTAAAAAGACTTTTTATGCTGAAGTAAATAAATTGGAAGAGAATGTAGGTGAAGACTCTCCCAAAAATGAATGCCTTTCCCCAAGCCAAGAATCGGAGGAATCTCCTGACTTGTTCTCTTATTCTGATGGTTCATCCCCTGATGCCAGTCCTCAACCAAAACTGAGCAGTAAGACTCATCACAAACAAATAAATGCTTTAAGTGTCACTGaatcagagagtcaggatgaaaaaAATGACAGCAAAGTTGAAGAAACTTGGGGAGGCACACCAGCTCCATATCTGCAGACACAGCATTTAGGTATGCTGTTTAATCATTTTGGGAAACTTTCATGCTTGGAATGTGACTTGACCCACAGGAGAACTTCAATTTAATGTTTAGTCATGGGCAGCAAAGCTCTATTGGTGGTTTACCTGCTGACTGGGAAATTTGAACAAATTTCTAGGCAAAGAATTCTGGTGACCAGATGGTGAAGCTGATTTTCAAATAAATATAAATGTCCAACTTTGAAACACTTTATCAACCAACAGTTTTTTTTTACATCAGAGTAACAATTCCGGAAAAATAGTGGATGTGTGCTTAAAAATTGAGATTAAGCAGTTAAAGTGACGAGAAATCTCCTATTACAAATCTGGGTTGACTTGATAACTGCATGCAGCACagctttatatttttaaaaaaaaacaagctatAATATTAAATCCACTTTTCATGTACATTAATACTGTCTCCTATTGACAAACAATAGGGATGTAAATGTGATGGAAGGTGCATCTAATCGTATTCGAGGTTCTCTCATTTTATCGCTTAATTGCCACAGTAGTAAAATTGTATGAAAGTTGGTATTCAGGGACTTTTATCAGAGTATCTGCTACTCCCTCCTCCCTGTTGGGGATTTGGTATAAGGAGACCCTGGGAGTAACAATCAAATTAGTTGGCAGGCTGAACAAGCAGAATTGTGAAAACCAGTCCATGGGTCTGTTTAGTGAAAATTATCTAatggcagtttaaaaaaaaaagtggttctggaagtggaaaaagaaaccagcacaaagaggATCAAAGATAACCTTGATGGTAGGAATCTTTGTGTGGTGTGCATGTATAGGGCTGTTTAATACAGAACACAAATCAATGATTGGAAGAAATTATATTAATGTGGGAGGTGGGAATGAAAAGAAATGGACGACTTCGGGAATAGCACAAATGCCTTTTTTAATCAGCCCAGATGCTTCAAAATTGTGTCCAATCATGTGTTGAAAAATGCACCAAGTAAAATCCAAATTTCCTGGGGGAGAATGCTCTGAGCAGCTTCCCTTCAGTTAGAACATCGAATAGGACGCTAGATTTCTTTTTGGTGGAGTCTGAGTTGCAACACTGAGCTGCTGCTTTAAATCTGTAGTGCAGGAAGAGTGTATGTGATTTATTGAACTTATTTTCCACATTTCGGGATTTAGATGCACCTATCCTAGAGTCAGCATGCCCATGTAGGTTATAATATTTTCCAACTGTTTGCCTGCAGAAGGTGGGAAAGTACCTGGAAATGACAGTGAAGCCAGTCATACTGGTGACTCCTCTCCAGAGAGTGAGATTCTAACCACTCAGGTAAAAATAATGATTTTTCGTGACAGTCAAGCTTGTATTTGAATGAGATACAAAGTGTAAGAAATGATAGCCACTTAATCACAATTTATTTGCTGCAAAATGctcacttattaattatatttggctTTTTCAACTTGTCAATTTTGAAGCAGTTGTATAACACAATGTGGGATGCGTGTTTGTTTCAATTTGCAGGTGACTTAATTTATAGTTCAATTAACCCAACTGCAAAGTTCAACAATGCTTCTGTcagacttaaaggaatagacaaaaGTTGACTGAATGCTTGCAAAATATTTGACAGGTCCTAAACTGAATTGAAAAGACCACATTATGATTCCAAATGgtagtgaatttttttttttgcttcaaaGCTCTAATGGCTGAAAGATGTTGAATAGAAATAACCATTATGGAGCAAAGCATATTTAATGATCTGGctggcaatttaaaaaaaattggttGCAGTCTTCTATTTCTGTTCTGTTACCTTGATTTTAATTGGGTCTGGTATACGCAAATCTTTAATGGATTCATATGGACCTGTCCATACTTAAACGCATTTATTAAGATTCTGCGATTGTAAGTGATGTAGCGAGCAAgagctgatttttttttcctctctctttaGTAACCTGGGGCACTGGGATTAACTATAATGCACCTCTTGCTCTGGCAGCTACTTCAGGACGGATGAGGAAGGGAAATTGAACCCAGGACTTGTCTGATCTGTGTGGATCAGTTGAGGCAACTGGCATAGCTGCATTTAAAGGGAAATTTAGATTTTTGTTTGCCGATCAGATTTTTGATTTTAGTATTTTGACTTACGAAGCAGTTTGTCTCTGTGGGCTAGATTTTATTAGTGCACTGCGCTTTGCACCAGCGCACTGAACgtggcggccttccgacatggaagtgccccgcgatattacgcgtgggggctgatttaaataaagGGGCGGCCGctgtgtccccggcaatggcgttctGCGCCACTCCGCaggcgccatttataaagggcttcgaGCTCTGACAGctgatttaaaattttaaagggaccaTCACTTTAAATATCAATAAAAACATTTAAATTGAACATAAAAGCGCTACTTGCACCCCCCTGCTATGATCACGCAATAAATTTTATTTCTCCTACCCATCCACCCCCTGATAAACCATCTTTGACAGTCCTGACCTTTAAAcctcaaactttgcactcttttttttgcccttcaaccccttcccaccatccccacagccaataaacagtgttttccccgctcctcctccactcccaccctgaaaatctttttcctcctcCCTGCCCACCAGGTTCTCTCCTCGGAACTCCatgcagagttccgaaggcgcgaaTGGCGGCCGTAACATTGACATGGGACGGCCACCgtctgcaggtaagttcatttgcatctcTTTATTGCTAgtttgaatattaagatgaagggcctgccgccaggcaGCGGGGGAGCTGCACCGAGGTCTCCCCACTGCCGGTATTATGCGGTgggcctcttcccgcagaatttGACCCCCCGCAGCCGCAACTCGCGCGTCGAAGGGCTGGTAAACCCTATATGTTTTAATAAAATTTCTGCAATGCCTGCACTGATTTATTTCCCTTTTGGATAACTAAAGGAATAAGTTTTTCATCCATTTCATTCCCAGGACAGAGCTTCACATAAGAATGTGTGTTGGGAATTTGGGTGTTAATATTTGCAGAGGATCTCTGGAAGTAAGTCTACAGTTGCAGGTGGTCCTTGACGCACACAACTTTGGAAACCACTGGTATAAATTAACATCAAATTAAAAGGTTGAAATGTGCTGTCAGAATAATCTGTCAAATGTTGCTAATTCATACAAAAGCACAAGACTAAAGATTGGGTGCAATATTTCCCACGTAACAGATCTGTGGAATAGGCAGTCATTAAAAACAGTCATGTTTCTCccacattttatttaatttatggtTAAAAACAGTGCTGAAATCAGGTGATTAAATACTATATGGAACATGATGGTTCCTGCACCATTTTGGACCAAGGAAATGTCACCTGTGGAATGTAACTGGTCACGGTTGAATAATGTAAGCTATAATGTTAAATCAATGTTCAAGAATTATTGCTCAATTACCTTAGGGAGTGAGCGAGAAATTTCCCAGAGCCCTATCTTGGAAATTCCCTCTGTAGCTCATCACCTCTCTCGTGACATTAAGTTGGATCTAGACCATGATGGTACAATTTGTATGTGGTCAGTTGAAAGTGAGTTTGTTGCAGCAAGTAGCTTTATCCTGTTGCATAATTTTATGTTCTCACtcagcacttgaggaaaataatagGTTTTTAgatgaaaatttttttttttttttgaggtctGCCATCAGTATGCCAATAGGGTTAAAAGTTCTCTTCTACAGAAATTTGGAAACTATAAAGACCAGTTAAGAACTAATTGGCATCATAACTGAATAGCAATCACATTATTCAAAATGTTTTAGGAAGTTAGAATCATAAGCTGCATTTAGTACACCAATTTCTTTAagggcggctcagtggcgcagtggttagcaccgcagcctcacagcttcagggacccgggttcgattctgggtacctcccgtgtggagtttgcaagttctccctgtgactgcgtgggttttcgccgggtgctctggtttcctcctgcagccaaagacttgcaggttgataggtaaattggccattgtaattgcccctaggtggtaggaaatatgagattactgtagggttagtataaacgggtggtttttggtcagcacagactcggtgggccgaagggcctgtttcagtgctgtatctctttaaaaatatatatatatttcaacTGGGAACTTTGTTTTACTTCCCAAGCAAAGGTATGCAATACAGGATAACATAAAGAAGCTTGAGCGTGAAATGGCTGTGCTCGAGGCAGTATTGGATGAACATGGAAGCCAAGACACTGAACACTCGCTTTCAACGACCCGTCTGGAAGATTGTCCAGAGTTACTTGAACAGCAAGAGGAAACAGATGGTTCATTGATAAAAAAGGGTAAAGTTCTAAAACTGTAAACCTCTACGTTGTCAGATGGTGAGAGTTTTATTAGGCTCTTTTTGTGCAGATACTTGCCCTGACATTTGCACAAGTTGAATATTAACAGATTGTGATTTAAATTCAATGAACCAGAAAAACACATTCTTACATGCTTTATAAATGAAAATCTATGTGGTGGTAGAAAATTGTCAGAAACCAATTTGAAACCACTGTTTGTTTATACAGTATAGGGAAATGTGCAGTGTGCATTTAACATTTATCATATTATGTACAGCAATTAGTGTCCACTTTGAAAACTTAATTTTCCAAGATCATTTTGAAACCAAGGGAGTTGCACGGTCATGTCGTCATATTTCACATGATCTgaatttacaatcttttttttaaacagttttaTTATTGCTTCAGGATAGGAGCAGTCATGTGCACAATGATAGAAGAAATTGAGTAGAATACAATGAAGCATCATGTGTTATGCTTAGAAACCAGTTAAATTGAAATCTTTTTCCACAGAATACGATTTAAACCTGTAATTAAAAATAGTTTAGTCAATGTACACTTTCAATAAGCTGCAACTTTTCACTGTCAATTTCCGTTCATTCTAATGAGAACTATAGCTGACTCGGCAGAACTGAAAACCAGAATGGAACTAGCCAGTTTAAAAATTAAATTACTTGGGGACTTCATCTCATTTAATGCTAAAGGTGCTAATCCAATTTTAAAGCTCACTTATTTTTATATGGAATTCCTGGAAAGATTTAATATGCACATTATTTGGAACGAATGCAAAGGAACCTTTTTACCATCAAATTTTCAGAACAGTATTGGTAGAGGTATGGAATCAAATCTCACACACAGGAGGAAAATATCTGATGAGAGGTCGCatatacctgaaacattaactttttctctccacggatgctgcctgacctgctgagcatgtccagcattttctgtttttgcttcagatttccagcaaccacggTATTTTGTTTTTGGAAATTGTCTTCCCTGGCTCCTtcaccccaccgccaccccccaaaCCCCAAAAGAAAATCACTTTGTTATGCATCTGACCTATATCACAGTTGAGCTTACATTGGTAGATACTGTGTAGTGACAAAAGCTGGTCCATTCCCTTATAAATGGATATATTTATAAAATTTTGCCTATTTTCTTCCCCTTTTTACTGAGGGTGCTAACTGTTTACTGGGTATACTTCTATGGCTGCCATTCACAACTAAGCACCTTGCCTCAATGATTGTTATTTATGTATGAACCTCACAGTAAATATTTGCAGGGTATTGAATCCCTAGGAGCATCACATCCAAGCACGGTCCTGCCCTTGCCTGAGAACCCAAGGTTTGCTGGGCAAAGATCAGGAGCAAAGGCTCTTGCTGAATGTGTTTAATTTTGGATCGCTGAGACTACACTCATCTCAATGGCAATCAGCTCAACTCAGCTTGCACTGGGAATCATAACTACAGCATTTCTAGTCTGTAGGGTTCAGCTACTCATTAGCTAAACTTATGTTTTTCAATTGATAATTTTACACATTACTTTTTTCAAAAACTTGCACAAagacagaattcatttggttagagttaaagAGCAAAATgagtatgatcacgctactaggggtattctatatccttccAAATAGTGAGAAGACGATAGAGGAgctaatctgcagggaaatcagatgtgcagtcactatagagtggtgatattgggggactttaattacccaaacctTGATTGGGATCATTTTAGAGTAAAGAGTAAGTAGGgggaagaatttttaaaatgtgtttaggagaacttccttgatcagtttgTTCTCAGCCCAGCTAGAAAataggcattactggatctggtgctgggaaacaaggtgggccaagtggaccaagtgtctgtgggggagcactttggtaagagtgatcatcatattataaggtttagactagtaatgcagaaaagcaagaaacAAAATAAGGTCGAATGTccgtctagattggaagagagctaatttcaatgcaaCGAGAAGGGATCTGGCCAggatagaatggaaccaaagactggcaggaagagttgcattggaacaatgggttatctttaaggaagaaatgcttcaggtgcaggctaggAACATTTCCACAAGGGTGAAAGGTCGGGGAACCAAggcagggagatagagatgatgaagaaacaaaaaagagggtgtatactGCATGTCAGGTGAAATCATCAAGTGAGAACGATAAgttaagaggggaggtgaagaggacaaTAAGACTGCCAAAGagcgaatatgaaaatagaatggcagtcaacataaaagggaacccaaagatattctaccagcatgt is a genomic window of Heterodontus francisci isolate sHetFra1 chromosome 33, sHetFra1.hap1, whole genome shotgun sequence containing:
- the si:busm1-163l24.4 gene encoding breast cancer type 1 susceptibility protein homolog isoform X1, producing MSLCKSEIERVHKVLSLMLKNLECPICLELMKEPISTKCDHQFCRFCILKLFGKKKSTILCPLCNNALTKRSLQESTRFKQLAEGIMKTIHAFELDTGYEFSVDKSPKKTPAAINSYKQLWQDDSHTWNNNTPQNVLATGVSKTRTLKVCSDPPLTEFIRRVSPRNKRQKIDVPPVYVEIDSDSSEEPLFKTHVNVKSTLQQKTVNKKATSQKEKIDRCDNDEKPYEGKKPKLSKPILEELFSSEMDNDMSEDTANTDAGDYSCATESETEQKQMTENKSESSFCSPEAPGKIFTSSINNANESSSQIAVERVNGQNCIDGNELFTDSLTPLSEKSALEKEANQLDNHEELNQKDSTWIVRDENDYQSGTQPNHSSVLKVSKRKSQRIIKKVSEWLSKINVDEVTAIGVEFNPHDQNTESDSLAERESHACCEEASSSDDTEKVEYDLLTSLKDVAKVTVTDVKNKIFGKTYKRGKRKSAPVSWSFNSESKSDDLTSHREDVFVISCNKTQKGKKSNGLDPEDFIKRTVYDNDNHDSGIQNGNNQTGHKEHVPISKSIETEPNKEIIDESSDIKQNDKLVVASLTKAVICSDMVEDSKQNVQQPDLELCKTDAESKKKMNKSLRKKGRKSSIKQTKKRTKPLQLVSQLVRADGSPRNSPTDMNENKIDSFPSSEEPVKAELEMRTTRRSTRLKLLDEELILQDKNIGKKSKLTTLHSHLMPVAGIAPSAEPSEENTDAGMVCVETESLPLPDVIVQDCNEQLPNTNYSKQDYVASHGSVGHCTVEELEDSAAVRLSENVHKQLRGCGKTETDDATVPVEYSLCSDHRSCKVASGTQPEGSGSQTSLLLLAPPPIPVKKLSDPQEHFNGIGKGEVHPNGTACLSENHSRLGTVNSEDNNSEEVSVKQQTRLKEATEDSEVDTELLLKSFRSSKRRSFILIPATDHPSVEDECATTPVSKCVNAVSACKSKEINGGDAVNKDYDGNFATHQKTEKVNLDKSGSPVEEAKVANDVKSKHCTSELGNVLLLNRADPDSVEIVPPTLGFPRHIQEAVPLLSSRRKGKRNTRLLRGKGSNSSHSLVTIEKEIFDSDKSSHATACEQLSSNTNNNSWLKNAASAVEDRTLEVAVRQDVLGLESSAYPESELMFSTRDQLGQEVNEKDTYQEKKSDKLLKGRVFYKNSELPQNVPMALESTTESELVKLTDVARYHSQPIFTNAQESITTGNKTGENKCPQNSQMSSITPDGLLDYADDNINKSNTKSVDELDEMQSKCEMREDKERLKRYETATEELKSRSLQNSLTRDLVQGRRKRPVKLSTSESETSDEELPCFQIFGFNRLGSNAPSVSQSPLSTTHPSLKSSLVQTNFPNSSTEVKKTFYAEVNKLEENVGEDSPKNECLSPSQESEESPDLFSYSDGSSPDASPQPKLSSKTHHKQINALSVTESESQDEKNDSKVEETWGGTPAPYLQTQHLEGGKVPGNDSEASHTGDSSPESEILTTQQRYAIQDNIKKLEREMAVLEAVLDEHGSQDTEHSLSTTRLEDCPELLEQQEETDGSLIKKVTAEFHLGDSENLQSRTKCLPATEAIRPQPLLNTSVTFTHGDKEETECPKSLMDLEIRQMAERFQAVNGSLNQFQSTAGSQEEMTDSPNAAQKKEEIKEQINSDSEGNVDAGGEKLLKDIAWTHKLESAGKRNCVLTPARSPSILSPMVGCQPTEDVAGSPSLSEPQHEQTDRRTSSKSFKHNKSSLTSSPVFNKGSSSAKSTVVMVQKKMSFVASGLNKNEILLVETFARKTGAAFLSGFSPSTTHVIMKTDTDLVCERTLKYFLGIAGRRWVISYQWIVECFRKGMVIDEHAFEVQGDVINGRNHNGPRKARKTADGKLLLSHYEICCFGSFTGMSRDELEWMVELCGASIIREPYLFTYSPQYRDSTTTLWLPENGFWTVLLAIRTINWKLIWSAFHIETWNKLDILKIYLIFRWNTNNKKL
- the si:busm1-163l24.4 gene encoding breast cancer type 1 susceptibility protein homolog isoform X2, with amino-acid sequence MSLCKSEIERVHKVLSLMLKNLECPICLELMKEPISTKCDHQFCRFCILKLFGKKKSTILCPLCNNALTKRSLQESTRFKQLAEGIMKTIHAFELDTGYEFSVDKSPKKTPAAINSYKQLWQDDSHTWNNNTPQNVLATGVSKTRTLKVCSDPPLTEFIRRVSPRNKRQKIDVPPVYVEIDSDSSEEPLFKTHVNVKSTLQQKTVNKKATSQKEKIDRCDNDEKPYEGKKPKLSKPILEELFSSEMDNDMSEDTANTDAGDYSCATESETEQKQMTENKSESSFCSPEAPGKIFTSSINNANESSSQIAVERVNGQNCIDGNELFTDSLTPLSEKSALEKEANQLDNHEELNQKDSTWIVRDENDYQSGTQPNHSSVLKVSKRKSQRIIKKVSEWLSKINVDEVTAIGVEFNPHDQNTESDSLAERESHACCEEASSSDDTEKVEYDLLTSLKDVAKVTVTDVKNKIFGKTYKRGKRKSAPVSWSFNSESKSDDLTSHREDVFVISCNKTQKGKKSNGLDPEDFIKRTVYDNDNHDSGIQNGNNQTGHKEHVPISKSIETEPNKEIIDESSDIKQNDKLVVASLTKAVICSDMVEDSKQNVQQPDLELCKTDAESKKKMNKSLRKKGRKSSIKQTKKRTKPLQLVSQLVRADGSPRNSPTDMNENKIDSFPSSEEPVKAELEMRTTRRSTRLKLLDEELILQDKNIGKKSKLTTLHSHLMPVAGIAPSAEPSEENTDAGMVCVETESLPLPDVIVQDCNEQLPNTNYSKQDYVASHGSVGHCTVEELEDSAAVRLSENVHKQLRGCGKTETDDATVPVEYSLCSDHRSCKVASGTQPEGSGSQTSLLLLAPPPIPVKKLSDPQEHFNGIGKGEVHPNGTACLSENHSRLGTVNSEDNNSEEVSVKQQTRLKEATEDSEVDTELLLKSFRSSKRRSFILIPATDHPSVEDECATTPVSKCVNAVSACKSKEINGGDAVNKDYDGNFATHQKTEKVNLDKSGSPVEEAKVANDVKSKHCTSELGNVLLLNRADPDSVEIVPPTLGFPRHIQEAVPLLSSRRKGKRNTRLLRGKGSNSSHSLVTIEKEIFDSDKSSHATACEQLSSNTNNNSWLKNAASAVEDRTLEVAVRQDVLGLESSAYPESELMFSTRDQLGQEVNEKDTYQEKKSDKLLKGRVFYKNSELPQNVPMALESTTESELVKLTDVARYHSQPIFTNAQESITTGNKTGENKCPQNSQMSSITPDGLLDYADDNINKSNTKSVDELDEMQSKCEMREDKERLKRYETATEELKSRSLQNSLTRDLVQGRRKRPVKLSTSESETSDEELPCFQIFGFNRLGSNAPSVSQSPLSTTHPSLKSSLVQTNFPNSSTEVKKTFYAEVNKLEENVGEDSPKNECLSPSQESEESPDLFSYSDGSSPDASPQPKLSSKTHHKQINALSVTESESQDEKNDSKVEETWGGTPAPYLQTQHLEGGKVPGNDSEASHTGDSSPESEILTTQQRYAIQDNIKKLEREMAVLEAVLDEHGSQDTEHSLSTTRLEDCPELLEQQEETDGSLIKKVTAEFHLGDSENLQSRTKCLPATEAIRPQPLLNTSVTFTHGDKEETECPKSLMDLEIRQMAERFQAVNGSLNQFQSTAGSQEEMTDSPNAAQKKEEIKEQINSDSEGNVDAGGEKLLKDIAWTHKLESAGKRNCVLTPARSPSILSPMVGCQPTEDVAGSPSLSEPQHEQTDRRTSSKSFKHNKSSLTSSPVFNKGSSSAKSTVVMVQKKMSFVASGLNKNEILLVETFARKTGAAFLSGFSPSTTHVIMKTDTDLVCERTLKYFLGIAGRRWVISYQWIVECFRKGMVIDEHAFEVQGDVINGRNHNGPRKARKTADGKLLLSHYEICCFGSFTGMSRDELEWMVELCGASIIREPYLFTYSPNCTAVVVVQPDANPVNTDYGAIQRQYNNIVVTREWILDSVACYQNHQLEAYLVCLPH